The Gammaproteobacteria bacterium genomic interval AGCGAAAATCGTAACCGGGCTTGCCCACCAACGGGTATCTCTAGCCCATCTCCACCGGTGTATCTTCCGCGTTGCCCCAGTCCGACCAGGAACCTGGATAGCCCTTGATGTTGGGATAGCCCAGTACCTTCAATGCAAAGTAGGTCAGTGCGGAGCGGTGATGGCTCTGGCAGTAGGTGACGATGGTTTTGTTGCGGGTGATTCCGCGTGCGTCCATCAGGGCGCGTAACTCGGCCTCGGGTTTGAGGCGCATGTTGCGCTGCTGATCCATGACGTTAAACCAGTCCAGGTTTACGGCGCCGGGGATGCGTCCGGCGCGGGCGGCGAATTTTCTTTCGCCGCGATATTCTTCCGGGGAACGGGAGTCCAGTAGCACCACGCTGTCGTCGTCGAGGTGTTCGTGGATGAATTGCCGGTTGGCAATCGGGGCGCCCACGATGCTGGCGTGATAGCGGCTGGGGGTGGGCGCGGTAGGTGTGTTATCCACGGGGTGGCCTTCCTTGAGCCAGGCATGCAGGCCGCCGTTGAGCAGCGAGGCCTTTGGGTGGCCGATGGCATCCAGGGTCCACAGCAGGCGCGCGGCGGCACCGCCGCCCTCTTCGTCATAGGCGATCACCTGTGTCTCGGGGGTGAGGCCGATGCGGGAAAAGAGCTGGCTCAGGGTGTCGGCATCGGGCAGCAGTCCCATCACCGGTTGCTGCATGGCGATGAGCTGCGCGTAGCCGAGATGAATGGCGCCCGGCACGTGTGCCTTGGCATAGGTGTCGGGTTTGCAGAGATCGATAATCAGTAGCCCGGGTGTGCCGAGCAGGGCCTGTAGCGCGTCTGGTTCAATGATCAGGGGGAGATGTGGTGTTGTCATATTTCTCGTTTTTAATTGAACCTGAATCCGTAACTTAAAGCCCACCAACAAAGCATTTGATGCCGTATTTTGC includes:
- a CDS encoding sulfurtransferase; this translates as MTTPHLPLIIEPDALQALLGTPGLLIIDLCKPDTYAKAHVPGAIHLGYAQLIAMQQPVMGLLPDADTLSQLFSRIGLTPETQVIAYDEEGGGAAARLLWTLDAIGHPKASLLNGGLHAWLKEGHPVDNTPTAPTPSRYHASIVGAPIANRQFIHEHLDDDSVVLLDSRSPEEYRGERKFAARAGRIPGAVNLDWFNVMDQQRNMRLKPEAELRALMDARGITRNKTIVTYCQSHHRSALTYFALKVLGYPNIKGYPGSWSDWGNAEDTPVEMG